The Solanum lycopersicum chromosome 2, SLM_r2.1 DNA window tataaaaactaatgtaagagaaaaatattaaaattgttgaGAGAAAAATCTCCCTATAAACAGAAATCTTTGAACAAATACATTGCGGATGTTATTGTGTTGAGCTATGAGAatacaaatcttttttttaactaaGAAACTTTTATTAATACAAATCTTTTTTTCCGAAGAAGAGTACAAACAAGGGGGGCTAGATCTTACATTAACAATTCTATTTACGAATcttcaatttataaatttcCAACTTTTCCTCTAAGGAAAGAATAAACTAAATATTGAATAAGATTATGTTTTCATTATTGAAGAAAACAAACtttaaataatgtaaaaaaatcACGGCAAAAGCTTAACTTTTTACCCTCTAAATTGTTTGATCTTGATTGTACAAGACAATCTTAGATTGTTTTAGAATGAGaaagattttgataattgacaaataTAGAAACAGATGAAAGAAACAGTTGTTCGATGTATTCTTTACAGACCGAATTCAACTTGTATAAGGAGAACGTCAATCACATTAATTAGAAGTTATAAAGttgtgaaattattatttttttgacaagAAACCAGTACAAAAAGTTTTCTTTCACAAAGGAGTTCATAGGCAAAATAGTTTTTCATAATCAAATAGAAAAACTAGAAAGCCGAAGCAAAGAAGGAAGTGAATGTGATTTTAAATCTGGAATGAAGTAGGAAGCATGAGCAGATAAGGAAATCAAGTTAAAgttaagaaagaaaattgaagaCAAGTTCGAGTTGAACTAGGAGTTCCACACAAAAGAAGAGTCTTACATGAAGTAGGATTTCTTGTTGAAATAGGTTTTGGATTCAATTTCAAATCTATAAATAGGGCGATAGTTTCGCTTGAGAAAAATTGTGCACTTACGTagagaaaaaatcaaaacactatCAAGAGATTTGATATTAACTTGGGGAGTGTTGCGAATTAAGTGAGAAGTTGTAAGATTGTATTCAAGAGTCTTGTTTACAATTTGAGTTTTATGAGTAGGAGTTGTTCGACAAGTTGCAAAACTTGAAGAACATTAGAAGATATAAACCGGAGGGTTTTGTGTCTTTGGGTAGctataaattatagtataatttcttagctaggaattagagtttataattccttaggttacataGTCTTGTAATCTGTTGTTAATGTTCAAAGTTTAATGAAGTGGAGTTAAATCCTACAGAGGTGTAGGTCGTGTTTTTTACCCTTATGAGTTGGGGGTTTTCCGCGATAAAAAATTGtgtcattatattatttattttacaaaaagtaATTGTTGTAATCTGCAAAGGAAAATATAGAATAAACCTATTCCTTAGGCAAATTTTGGGGGTCGGAATTCCAACAGATTGTCCTGTATTAGTTGGGGGAATAAGTTATGATctccttaaatatttttaaataattctcGATTCATGATCTAACTTTTGAAGTTAAGTTAGGTCCAATAACGTAAGATGGTTgcattattaacaaaaaaatttaaaaaaaaattcaactccTAATAAAACCATTATGAGAAAGTTATTGAAGCATTTGCTAATGTCATAACTTACCAAAGCTTGCAATCTGCATTAGGTAAAGATGCTAGATGAGTCCCCAGCCCAAAGCCTGATTATAACAACCATTTTTTTTTCACCTATCCGATCCTTAAGCTAAAAAggggaagaaaaagaaaagaaaaaactcaaAGCTTTACAAGGATATAGATAAACTCATAGTAAAAGCAACAACACTAGCATCAACATTTTGGTCTAATAATTCTTAAATTCATGAGAAATTGAATACCAGTAACATATCAGTGACAAGATATATGCTTTCTTGACCTATCATcaataaacttcaaaaaattacaaatatattcTTTGAAGAATCAAAAGCAAACATGTCATGAATTCATTCCTCGATCATCACCAACCAACATCAAAGATCAAGATCGTATGGTATTGTTTTCGGGATCCATTTATCACCTTGCAAAAAATTGCGAACAGTAAACTTATTCGCCTCTGTTTTGTCGATAACTTTAGACCACTCTACTCTCTTGCTAGTATCAGACCCTGGTCCCCTGTTATTATACTCCGCCAAATATGTCTGCGTCACTTGTGGGTTTTCACTCCACCCTCTTGGGTCAATAAAATCACTAATATAACTAGACATAATTACTGCCTTCCCTCCATTTTTCCAAGGCCAACCTAAAAAACTTTCAATTTCTGTCTTGTTAAATTGTCTTGTAGTTGATATGTTACAGTTCTGAAGAACTAACCCCGGATTCGAAGTAATGCTACCTTCCCCTGGAGCAAGTATTCTCACTCCTTGTCCATGTATTGGTGGCCTTGCTTTAAGACGACAATTTTGAAATACAGCACGTCCGCTGCCAGTGATAAAATCGATTGTACCAAATATCAAACACTCTCTGAAAAATGAAGTATCTGAGGAAAATATTGTATCCTGGTAACCCAAAAAACTACATTGATAAAATGAAGTAAAGCCTTTAAAAGGAGCAATTGTTAATGCAGCTGCTTGACCACCTTCTGGTCCAGCAGTATTTCTGATTGTCAACGAAATCCCAATAAAACCACTGCCGTATACTTCTgttcattttcaaattttataacaTTATTAGACACTCAAAAGTTTATGAATTAAAAACACAattgatgttattattattatgcatAGATTTACCTAATGTGGCGGTATAAGGCGTACGATATTGTTTACTGTTTTTATTTGCTGAAATTATTGTGACGCCCATACCATCGCCAACAAGGGCTATATTTGGTTTCTCATTCGGAATAGTGACATTTTCATTGTAAGTTCCTTTTTTGACATGTATAAAGTATGTTTTTGTACTCATTTTCGGTGCTGCAATTACTGCTTCGGTAATTGTTTTGTAATCGCCAGAACCATCTTGTGCAACTGTTGAATCGAACGCCGTACAATTCCCCGCACCCCACCATAGCATCATAATAATTGTCAAAATTACTCTCTCTTTACCTTCCATCgacatttttcttttcctacattaacaaaaaaacatatatatttaagatCCAAAAACTAGATAATTGAATGCTAATTTAGGATGTGTTTGGCTCattgaaaaaaaagtaattttctaGAGATAAAACACTATCAGAAACATTTTCTagtgaaaatgatttttaaaaaaaacatttttcattaataCCGAAAACATTGTTAGTGTAGAATTGTTATAATCCATCCTAAGGTTCTTGGATTATATAAATTCATCTGAACTCATAGCTTTcgatataaattatactaatatatgtaaaaaaatctcaaaaaatataagataaagaagaaaatctCAATAGTTGaatctatttaatttaaattatagatCTGCCTCAATAATTTTTCAGCgtcccccccaaaaaaataattgtaacacACATTAAAATAGATAACTGATTTAGTAGAGAAAAATTTGCAATAATGGCTAAATTACTATTATATCTGAACTAATACTATAGGATTTGTTCTGAAATAATTAGCATTAGCTTACCACGAAATTAACAAACTTTGATGGATGCTTATGTTGGTGTCTTttcaaaagacaaaaataattaattgatgattaatcAAATAATACATTGTGAATTTACAGATATAAATGTGatgataaaaaattgatgaatcaTTTGTAGGTGAATATGAAATTCCATAGGCCTTCATCTTCATTATATAGGGGCACAAGTGataaaagtcaaattaattcattaaatatgcaattattatttttgatttttagatGTATATTACATGTTACTATAAAGTTAAACTTGTGAaagatttattaaattttgactGATAATGTCAAAGAGGATATATTTAACAGTAATTATTTAAGTAggtcaatttaaaaataatagtaatatctTTCAGTTTAAGTAGCAACTTACAATTATGCATATTATACATCTTTGACAATGAATTTGGAGATCTTCTCCAAGCTTTTggaataaaatcatatatttaaaacCACATAGAAACTATTATAAGTCTTAATATTaacaactaaaattattttaaaaaatattaaaaaattacaataaaaacaaagttaTTTTAAACCATAAATTTCGAAAACTCACATAGATAagtataaatttaatcaaaattcggAATTGTAGAAGACCAGGGTGAGCTTATAGATTTCCTAACGTTTACATACTCCATAATAACTATATATAGTATTGTTACCTACACTTTCCAAATGTTATAAatagaaatttttcaaaatgtcaatattttaacatttaagatgGCTTAttagcaacactttcaatatttagtaaaaatgtcaaaattttagtttgttatgtatcttaattatatttttattatttgtttttatttaaagaatagaattatttaacaacaaaagggagaaaatcaagggagagaatatttcaacaaaaaagtaaagattacttaattttctcatcagttacattttcaaataaaattcaaactttgtctcttttttttctctccataatcttaatattttttttcattagtcATTCCAAGAGGTATGTCAAatgaatttattgttatttaagaaatatatttgtattcatatatttttttcatgtttatttatttttctaaaatcttgtattttgtatttatttcaatatgtattttattcgtatttctatttatttcagtttttatttagaatattgtataataatatataaaatacaaaaaagtaataTGATGTAAAAGTGAGATAATAGTTTTTAGAGAAGGAACATATCACTTAAGATTCTCATTAttaacaatttcaaaaaaaactcCTTTTTCATTCTATTA harbors:
- the LOC101263278 gene encoding probable pectinesterase 30 encodes the protein MSMEGKERVILTIIMMLWWGAGNCTAFDSTVAQDGSGDYKTITEAVIAAPKMSTKTYFIHVKKGTYNENVTIPNEKPNIALVGDEVYGSGFIGISLTIRNTAGPEGGQAAALTIAPFKGFTSFYQCSFLGYQDTIFSSDTSFFRECLIFGTIDFITGSGRAVFQNCRLKARPPIHGQGVRILAPGEGSITSNPGLVLQNCNISTTRQFNKTEIESFLGWPWKNGGKAVIMSSYISDFIDPRGWSENPQVTQTYLAEYNNRGPGSDTSKRVEWSKVIDKTEANKFTVRNFLQGDKWIPKTIPYDLDL